In Pyrus communis chromosome 8, drPyrComm1.1, whole genome shotgun sequence, one genomic interval encodes:
- the LOC137742941 gene encoding uncharacterized protein, with amino-acid sequence MVEDVVMPADLIPLDIVDFDVILGTDWLHHNRANIDCYGKTVTFHLPRLPVVTVVGCQGYLAHVVLNDVAPNSMEDVKVVRHFPDIFPDNLPGLPPDRDVEFTIDLLLGTNHISLTPYRMAPAELRELKIQLQELVDKDLRSTGVRLEVEDKEVALLANFQVRPILIDRILEAQMVDEEPQEIIQARNQGKKKDFRVQESDGMLMQESRMFVLNNLELKKAILDEVHILAYAMHPRGSFGYKITLQYDISSSNRRIIREDHSDVGGYVEIFGIAVWRCLAQTVIKSNLKATQDRQKSFANRHATDKVYKVGDWVFLKLSSMKRCRTVWKERVHNVFHVSILRHYVADPSHVIPPQPLEINPDLTYDEEPVTIVDWKEKVLRNKTVSLVKVLWRNHSAEEATWETEDQIRDLYPRLFYGY; translated from the exons atggtggaggatgtaGTTATGCCAGCTGACCTTATCCctttagatattgttgattttgatgtgattttgggcacagattggttgcaccataatcgtgccaatattgattgttatggGAAAACTGTTACCTTCCATCTTCCTAGATTACCTGTGGTCACtgttgtgg GTTGCCAGGGATACTTAGCTCATGTAGTGTTGAACGATGTTGCTCCTAATAGCATGGAAGACGTAAAggtagtcaggcattttcctgatATTTTCCCTGAcaatttacctggattgccgccagaccgagatgtggagttcactattgatttgCTTCTAGGTACTAATCATATATCCTTAACTCCTTATAgaatggctcctgctgagttgagggaattgaaaatccaattgcaggaattagtggataaag acttGAGATCAACTGGAGTACGGTTAGAGGTAGAAGATAAGGAAGTAgccttacttgctaattttcaagttaggccaattttaattgatcgtaTACTTGAAGCCCAGATGGTTGATGAAGAGCCCCAGGAAATAATTCAAGCAAGGAAtcaggggaaaaagaaagactttAGAGTTCAAGAATCGgatggcatgcttatgcaggaGAGCAGAATGTTTGTGCTgaataatttggaattaaagaaagcaattcttgatgaagtGCATATCTTAGCTTATGCGATGCATCCTAgag gaagctttgggtacaaGATTACTCTACAGTACGacatatcatcctcaaacagaCGGATAATCAGAGAGGACCATTCagacgttggaggatatgttgagatcttcggtATTGCAGTTTGGCGATGCTTGGCACAAACG gtaattaagtctaacctgaaagcgaCCCAGGATCGACAAAAGAGCTTTGCGAACAGGCATGCCACTGACAAGGTGTATAAAGTTGGTGATTGGgtgtttctgaagctttcatCCATGAAGAGGTGTcgtacggtttggaaagaaag AGtacataatgtttttcatgtgtccATACTTCGCCATTACGTTGCGGATCCgtcgcatgtgatacctcctcaaccattggaaattaatccggatttgacATATGACGAGGAACCAGTAACGATTgtggattggaaggaaaaggttctgaggaacaagactgtgagtttagtgaaagttttgtggaggaatcactccgCGGAAGAGGCTACTTGGGAGACTGAAGACCAGATaagagatttgtatcctcggttgttctaTGGTTACTAG